TGCGTCCAGCGCGGCTTGGCCAAGGTCCGGACCCGAAACTGCTCGACCACGTCGAGCACCTCCCGTTCGTTCTGATAACTCCCTTGTCCGCTCACGCTGTGCCGCTTTCCGTCGTCACCGCCCTATCGCGATTGTGCCGGTTTCCGCCGCGGCCGCAAGCGAAGCGGCGCAGGCGCCAATGGCACAGAACTGGTCCGGAGCCATTGGCCCGCTGCGCGCCAGCTATGAAGCCGTCGCGGCTACTTCCTCGGTCCCGAGCGGGTTAGAAGAGACGCGATCCATTCCTGACAGGAGAGAACGGCGAATGGCTACCAGCGGCTCACGCTTCGCATCCTGCCCGCCACCGCCCTATTACGCGGTGATCTTCGCTTCGCAACGCAATCCCGGCGACAATGGCTATGGCGCTGCGGCCCAGCGCATGATCGAGATCGCGCCCGGCATGCCGGGCTATCTCGGCGTCGAGACGGCGCGCGGGGCCGACGGCTTCGGGATCACGGTCTGCTACTGGCAGGACGAGGCCTCGATCCGCGGCTGGAAGGCGCAGGCAGAGCATCACGCGGCCCAGGAACGGGGCAAGGACGAATGGTATGAGCGCTATGAGCTCAAGGTGGCGAAGGTCGAGCGCGCCTATGGCGGGCCGGCAGGACGCTAGGGCTCAGCCCAGCAGGCGGATCACTTCGTTGGCGATGGAGAGGGACGAGGTCAGGCCCGGCGATTCGATGCCGAAGAGATTGACCAGCCCCGGAACGCCATGGGCCGCCGGTCCCTGGATCATCCAATCGAGCCCGGTCACGCCGGCGGGTGTGAGCTTCGGCCTGATTCCGCTATAGGCAGGCTGCAGCGCACCGTCGGGAAGGCCGGGCCAGTAGCGGCGGACCGCCTCGTAGAAGCTGTCGGCGCGAGCCGGATCGACCGAATAGTCGAGGCGGTCGAGCCATTCGACATCGGGCCCGAAGCGGGCCCGCCCGCCGAGGTCGAGCGTCAGATGCACCCCGAGCCAGGTGTCGTCCGGCGCCGGATAGACCAGATGCGTGAACGGCGTCTTGCCGGTCAGGCTGAAATAATTGCCCTTGCTGTAGTGAAGCGGGGGCACGGCCTTGGGATCCAAGCCGCGCAAGGCCCGCGCCAGGGGCTGGGCGCCCAGTCCCGCCGCGTTGATCAGCCGCCGGCAACGCAATTCCATCGGCTGCTCGCCGCCGACATGGAGGAGAAAGCCGTTGTCCTCGACGACGCCCCCCTGGACCGGCGCGCGGAAGGCGATGCTGGCGCCGGCCTCCTCGGCCTCGCCCTGCAAGGCCAGCATCAGCCCATGGGCGTCGACGATGCCGGTCGAGGGCGACAGCAGGGCTGCGACGCAGACGATCTCAGGCTCCAGCTTGCGCACGGCAGCCGGATCGAGCCATTCCAGATCCATGACGCCATTGGCTTCGGATTTGCTCTTGATGGCCTCGAGCGCCGCGATCTCCGCTTCGCGGCTGGCGACGACGAGCTTGCCGAGGCGGCGATGAGCCACGCCATGCGAGCGGCAGAACTCGTAAAGCCGCGCCTTGCCGTCGACGCAGAGCCGGGCCTTCAGGCTGCCCGGCTTGTAATAGAGGCCGGCATGGATGACCTCGCTGTTGCGCGAGCTGATCCCGGTGCCGAAGGTTTCCGCCGCTTCCAGCAGGATCACCTCGCGGCCCTCGCGGGCGAGCTGGCATGCGGTCGCCAGTCCGATGACGCCGGCCCCCACCACCACGCATTCGATCGTTTCGCTCATCCGTTGTCCGGCCACCGGTTCAGGTGTCGATCGGGCCCGCGCCGGCAACCGGCAGGGAAGGCACGGCCTTCACTTTCTTCACGCGCGTTTCACGATGCAGGATGTAGGCGCTGCTCGCAATGATGATGGCGGCGCCGGCGACGACGGTGAAGGAGGGCAGCTCGTTCCAGAGCAGCCAGCCGAACAGTGTCGCCCAGATCAGCGCGCTGTATTCGATCGGCGCCAGCAGCGAGACCTCGCCATAGCGGAAGGCCTCGGTCATCAGCAGCTGGCCCAGCGCGCCGAACACGGCGGTGGCGACGAAGACCCAGATATCGATGCCCTGCGGGATGCGGAAATCCCACATCATGCCGATGCCGGCGCAGACCAGCATGGCGAAGGAATTCCAGAAGATCAGGCAGGGCCCGCTTTCGGTCGCGGTCAGCTTGCGCGACGCGATGAAGAGCAGGGCATAGGTCAGGGCGGAGCTCAATGCCGACAGCGCGGCCCAGCCGAAGCCCGCCCCCGAGGGCTGGAGGATCACCGTGACCCCGCCGAAGCCGATGAGCACGGCAGCCCAGCGCCGGGGGCCGACCTTCTCCTTCAGGAAGAAGACCGAGAGCGTGGTCATGAAGAGCGGCGCTGCGAAACCGATGGCGATCGTATCGGCGATCGGCAGATGCTTCAGCGCATAGACGAAGCACAGCATGGTCACGATCATCAGCGTCGCGCGCAAGGCGTGGGCCCAGGGGCGGCGGGTCTTGATCTGGCGCAGGCCGCCGCTGCGTGAGGCGAGCGCCAGGGCCAGCGGGACCGCCAGGCTGCGGCCAAAGAACATGATCTGCCAGAAGCCGAAGCCGGCGCTGAGCCATTTGAGCGAGGCGTCCTGCGCCGAGAAGGCGGCGACCGTCGCCACCATCAGCAGCACGCCGCGCAAGGGCGCGTTGGCGAGGCCGTCATGGCCGATGGTCTTGCCGGGCGCGCTCATGCCGCGTGCTTCCCTGCCGCGTTCTTCTGGCGTTCGCGATTGACGATATAAAGCGTGCTGCCGACGACGATGAGCGAGCCGGCGATGACGGTGAGGCTCGGCAATTGGCTCCACAGCGCCCAACCGAACAAGGTCGCCCAGACCAGGCCGGTATAATCGATCGGCGCCAGCAGCGAGACCTCGCTGTAGCGGAAGGCCTGGTTGAGGCAGAACTGGCCGATGCTGCCGGAAACGCCGACCAGCAGGAAGACCCATAGGTCGTTCCAGCTCGGCGTGATCCAGAGCCACGGCATGGTGGCGCCGGTGACGATCAGCACGCCGACGGAGTAGTAGAAGAGGATCGTGTGGCTGCTCTCGGTGCCGCTGAGCTGGCGCGAGGTGATGAGGGTCAGCGCATAGAGGAAGGCCGACGACAGCGCCAGCACAGCGGCCCAGTTGAAGCCGGTGCCCGAGGGCTGCAGGATGACCAGCACGCCGACGAAGCCGATCAGCACCGCGCCCCAGCGCCGCGGCCCGACCTTTTCCTTCAGCAGCAGCACCGAGAGGATGGTCATGAACAGGGGGCCGGCATAGGTGATCGCCATGGTATCGGCGAGCGGCAGCATGGCCAGCGCATAATAGAAGGTCAGCATCGTGCCGATATTGAAGAGGGAGCGCAGCGCATGGCCGCCGGGGCGCATCGTCTTCAGCGTGCGTATCCCGCCGGCCTGGGTCGCGATCCCGATCGCGAACAGCAGGCCGATCACGTAGCGCAGGAAGGCGATCTGGAAGGGGCTGTAATCGTCGGTCAGCCACTTCACGCCGGCATCGAGCACGGTCAGGCAGAAGACCGCGCTCGCCATATAGAGCAGGCCGCGGCCCGGCTGATGGCGCAGCCCGACCAGTCCCGCCGTTGCGCCGCTGCCCATGGTGACTCCGCCCCCGAACTATCGCCGCCAACCATGCCCCCAAGCATGTTGGCCGGGCGGTCAAGCTTGATTGCGCAGAATGCCCGAAGGGACCTGCCAAAGCGAGGGGGTCGCGGTGGCTCGGAAGGTGGAGAACTGGCGACTCCGAGAGCCCTTTCGACCCCGGTAAGAGGATTGAATTCGTTGAATATCTCCTGTGCCTGCACCGCTCATGACAAATTGCCTGCCGCAGCCTAGATTGGCCCAACCATGCCCCTCGACATCCTCCCTTCCGTTTGCCCCCACGACTGTCCGTCGACCTGCTCGCTCGAGGTCGAACGGCTCGACACGCACAGGATCGGCCGGGTTCGCGGCGCCGCCGACCAGGACTACACGGCCGGCGTCGTCTGCGCGAAGGTCGCGCGCTATGCCGAGCGCCATAATCATCCCGACCGGCTGACCGTGCCGTTGCTGCGCGTCGGTCCGAAGGGGCAGGGGATGGCGGCCTATAAGCCGATCTCCTGGAACGAGGCGCTCGACCGCGTGGCGGAGAAATTTATCGAGGCCGAGCGCCGCCTGGGGGCCGAGACGGTGTGGCCCTATTTCTATGCCGGCACGATGGGGCTGGTGCAGCGCGACGGGATCAATCGACTGCGCCATGCGAAGCGCTATTCCGGCCAGCTCTCGACCATCTGCGTGATGCTGTCGGATACGGGCTGGGTCGCCGGCGTCGGCGAGAAGCGCGGCGTCGATGCGCGCGAGATCGCGCAGTCGGACCTGGTCGTGGTCTGGGGCGGCAATCCGGTCTCGACCCAGGTCAATGTGATGACCCACATCACCCGCGCCCGCAAGGAACGCGGGGCGCCCCTGGTCGTCGTCGATCCCTACCGCACGCCCACCGCGCTCGTCGCCGACATCCATCTGATGCCGCGGCCCGGCACCGACGGCGCGCTTGCCTGTGCTGTCATGCATGAGCTGTTCCGCCAGGGCTTCGCCGACCGCGACTATCTCGCGCGCTACACCGATTGCCCCCAGGAGCTCGAAGCGCATCTGCAATCGCGCCCGCCGGAATGGGCCGCCGCCATCACCGGCGTGCCGGCCGACCGGATCCGCAGCTTCGCCGAACTCTATGGCCGCACCAAGCGCAGCTATATCCGCGTCGGCTATGGCTTCTCGCGCTCGCGCAACGGGTCGGCCAATCTTCATGCCGTGAGCTGCCTGCCCGCCATCACCGGCGCCTGGCAATATCCGGGGGGCGGCGCACTCTATTCGAACGCCGGCTTCTACGGTCTCGACAAGACCATGATCGAGGGCCTCGACGTCCGCGATCCCAAGGTGCGCATTCTCGACATGTCGCGCATCGGGCCCGTCCTGACCGGCGACAGGCAGGATCTGGGCGAGGGCCCGCCGGTCACGGCCCTGCTGATCCAGAACACCAATCCGATGGTCGTCTGCCCCGAGGGCCTCAAGGTCCGCGAGGGCTTCATGCGCGACGACCTCTTTACGTGCGTCCATGAGCAGTTCATGACCGAAACCGCGGCCATGGCCGATGTGGTGCTGCCGGCCACGACCTTCCTCGAGCATGACGATATCTATCTGGCGGGCGGCCACACCTATCTGCAGGTGGCACGCAAGGTCGTCGAGCCCCTGGCGGAAGCCAAGACCAACCATTTCGTGATCTGCGAACTGGCCAAGCGGCTGGGCGCCGAGCATCCGGGTTTCCACATGACCGAGTGGGAGCTGATCGACCAGATGCTCAAGGCGTCGAACAAGCCCTCCGCCGACGCGCTGGCGGCCGAGCGCTGGCATGATTGCGCGCGATCCTTCGAGGAAGGGCATTTCCTCAATGGTTTTCCCCAGCCCGGCGGGCGCTTCCGCTTCAAGCCCGACTGGAAGGGCATGGGCCCCTGGCACAAGGGCATGCCGGCGCTGCCCGATCATCCGCATCTGATCGAAGAGGCGACGGCCGAGCACCCCTTCCGGCTCGTGGCGGCACCGGCGCGAACCTTCCTCAACTCGACCTTCACCGAGACGCCCGGCTCCCGGCAGCGCGAGGTTCGCCCGACGGCGCTGCTCCACCCGACCGATTGCGAACGGCTGGGGCTGGCCGAGGGCGACCGTGTGCGGCTCGGCAATCGCCGCGGCTCGGTCGTCATCCATGCCAAGCCCTTCGACGGGCTTCAGCCCGGCGTCGTCATCGTCGAGGGCATCTGGCCCAACGGCGCCTTCGAGGAGGGGCAGGGCATCAACGCCCTCATCGGCGCCGATCCCGGTCCCCCGAAGGGCGGCGCCTGTTTCCACGACAGCGCCGTCTGGGTGCGGCCGGCATGATCATCACGGGTCCCAAGGGTGCCGCCGGCCGGCGTTTCCGGCGGCCGCATGTGGTGGTGCTGGGCAACGAGAAGGGCGGCTCGGGCAAATCGACCACGGCGATGCATCTGATCGTGGCCCTGCTGCGCGAAGGCTACAAGGTCGGCAGCCTCGATCTCGATGCGCGCCAGGGCAGCCTCAGCCGCTTCATCGCCAACCGCGCCGAGAACGGCCTCGAACTGCCGATGTCGCGCCATGTGCGCCTCGAGCAATCGGCACTCGATTCCGTCGCCGCGGCGCGCGAGGAGGAGAAGCAGCGCTTCGACGCGACCCTGGCCCAGATGGCCGACTGCGATTTCGTCGTGATCGACACGCCCGGCAGCGACAGCAATCTCTCCCGCCTCGGCCATGCGCGCGCCGACACGCTGGTGACGCCGCTCAATGACAGCTTTCTCGATCTCGATCTGCTGGCGCGCGTCGACAGCGAAGGCCTGAAGATCCGCGGGCCCAGCACCTATGCCGAGATGGTCTGGGAGCAGAAGAAGCGCCGGGCGCTGACCGACGGCGGCTCGATCGACTGGATCGTGATGCGCAACCGCCTGGCCAGCCTGGATGCCCGCAACAAGCGGCGGATCGGCAAGCTGGTCGAGGATCTGGCGCGGCGCATCGGCTTCCGCCTCGCGCCGGGGTTCAGCGAGCGCGTGGTGTTCCGCGAACTCTTCCCGCGCGGGCTGACGCTGCTCGACCTCGCCGATGCCGGCACCGCCCTGACCTTGTCCCATGTGGCGGCGCGCCAGGAGCTGCGCGGGCTGCTCGATGTGATCGGCCTGCCCAAGCCCGAGGAGGGCGATGGGCTGGAGAAGCGCTGGACAGAACCAGCGGCCCTCCCCAATTCTTGAGGGGAGTTCCCAGATGAGGCGGTACCGCCATGGCGTCGTCTCGAGACAAGCTGCCGACCGGTAAACCGGCCAACGCGCCGGCGCAGGACGTTGCCCAGTTCCTGGCCAAGCTGGCCGCGGTCCCCACACCGCGCAAGGGCGGCGAGCGCGGCCGGCTGCTGTTCGGCCTCGACGCCACCGCCAGCCGCCAGGCGACCTGGGATCGCGCCTGCCAGATCCAGGCCGAAATGTTCACGGCGGCGGCCCAGCTGGGCGGCCTCGACATCCAATTGGCCTATTATCGCGGCTTCGGCGAGTTCAAGGCGGCGCCCTGGCTTTCGGACAGCGCGACCCTGCAGCGCCTGATGGGCAGTGTCTCCTGTCTCGGCGGCAAGACCCAGATCGGCAAGCTGCTGCGCCACGCGCTGATCGAGACCAAGGCGAAGCGCATCAACGCCGTGGTCTTCATCGGCGACGCCATGGAGGAGGACGGCGATACGCTCTGCCACCAGGCGGGCGAGCTCGGCGTCCTGGGCGTGCCGCTGTTCATGTTCCATGAGCGCGGCGAGGCGCTGGCCGCCGAGACCTTCAAGCAGATGGCGACCCTGTCGGGCGGCGCCTATTGCCGCTTCGATTCGAGCAGCGCCGATGCCTTGCGCGACCTGCTGCGGGCGGTCGCGGTCTTCGCGACCGGCGGGCGCGCCGCGCTCGAGGATCACTCGCGCCGCCAGGGCGGCGGCGCGCTGCTGCTGACGCGCCAACTGAAACGCTGAGCTCCGGGAGCGGCGATGGTCGCCTATTTCTTCCTCGGGATCGTCGTGCTGGCGGTGCTGCTGCTGCTGATCAGGTCGGTGGCGACCGTCGATGCGGCCATGCTGGCGCGCCTGGTGAAGGGCTTCGCGATCGCCATCGTCTTCATCGGCGTTGCTTATCTGATCGTCGCCGGCCGCGCCGGGCTCATCGCGGCGGCGCTGCCGATCGGCGTGCCGATCCTGCTGCTCTGGCTGCGCCACCGCCGTTCGCTCGCGGGCGCCGGGGGGACCTGGGACGCGGGCACCCGGCCCAGCGGCGGCGGGCGCTCCGATGTCGAGACCGCCTTCTTCGCCATGACGCTCGATCACGCCTCGGGCCGGCTCGATGGCTGGATCAAGAAATCGAAGTTCGCCGGGCGGCGCCTGAGCGAGCTCGCCCGCGACGAATTGCTCGAGCTGCGCCGTGAGGTGGCGGGCGATCCCGATTCCGTCTCGGTGCTCGAGGCCTTTCTCGATCGTGCCCACGGGCCTGACTGGCGCGGCGCCGGTGGCGGTGCTGGCGATCAGGCCGGTTCAAGCGCGGGTGCCGCCAGCAGCAGCGGCGCCATGACGCGCGACGAGGCCTATGAGGTGCTGGGCCTCAAGCCCGGCGCGAAAGAGTCCGAGATTCGCGACGCGCACCACCGCTTGATGAAGAAGCTCCATCCCGACCAGGGCGGCTCCGATTACCTCGCCGCCCGCGTCAACCGGGCCCGCGACATCTTGCTCGGGACCTGATCGGGCGTTCATACCGTTTTCATTTGATGGCCCGCTAAATCTCACGATCTGTGTGAAATAGAGGCCGCGAGACCCCTCCCGTTGCATCCCCGGAGGGCCCATGGCACAAAGGCCAGCGCTGCCGGGGACCCGGCAATTGGGGAAATTAATATGTCAAAACAAAGAGTTCGTAAGGCCATCTTCCCCGTTGGGGGGCTCGGAGTCCGGTTCCTGCCGGCGACCAAGGCGATGCCCAAGGAAATGCTGCCGGTGGTCGACAAGCCGCTGATTCAATATGCGGTGGAAGAGGCCAAGGCGGCCGGGATCGAGCAGTTCATCTTCGTCACCGGCCGCGGCAAGACCGCGATCGAGGATCACTTCGACCAGTCCTTCGAGCTGCAGGCGACCCTGACCGAGCGCGGCAAGAAGCGCGAGCTCGCTCTCCTCGAGGAGATGCGGCTGCAGCCGGGCCAGGTTCTCTATGTGCGCCAGCAGGAGCCGCTGGGTCTGGGCCATGCCGTCTGGTGCGCGCGCCACATGATCCAGGACGAGCCGGTGGCGGTGCTGCTGGCCGACGATCTGGTCAAGGCGGCGACACCCTGCCTCAAGCAGATGGTCGATGCCCAGGCCGAGGTTGGCGGCAACGTCATCGCCGTCATGGATGTGGCGCCGTCCCAGACCGACAAATATGGAATCGTGAAGCCGGGCGCCACCAAGGGGCGCATGGTCGAGGTGCAGGGGCTGGTCGAGAAGCCGGCGCCGGCTTCGGCACCTTCGACGCTGGCCGTCATCGGCCGCTATATCCTGCAGCCTTCGCTGTTCGAGCTGCTGGCGCGCCATGAGCGCGGCGCCGGAAACGAGATCCAGCTCACCGACGCGATGGCCAAGATGATCGGCACCATGCCGTTCCACGGTTATCGCTTCGAAGGCACGCGGTACGATTGCGGCGACAAGGCCGGCTTCGTCGAGGCGACCGTGGCCTATGCGCTGGAGCACGACACGATCGGCAAGCCGGCGCGCGAGATGCTGCGCCGCCTGGCCAGGAATTTGGACTGATCGCTCTCATTGATTTGAGTCATCTGCGCTTGCGCGCCACCGAAGGGAAACATCTCGCATGAAGGTCGTCATGATCGGCGCCGGCTATGTCGGCTTGGTGTCCGGTGCCTGCTTCTCGGAATTCGGCGTCGAGGTCGCTTGCGTCGACAAGGACGCGAACCGGATCCGCGATCTGATCGAGGGCCGCATCCCGATCTACGAGCCGGGGCTCGAGGATCTAGTGCGCGACAACAGCAAAGCCGGCAGGCTCTCCTTCTCGACCGACCTGAATGCCGCCATGGCGGGGGCCGAGGCCGTCTTCATCGCGGTCGGCACGCCCTCGCGGCGCGGCGACGGCCATGCCGATCTCAGCTACGTCTATCAGGCGGCGCGCGAGATCGCGGCGACCCTGACGGGTTACACCGTGATCGTGACCAAATCGACGGTGCCGGTCGGCACCGGGCGGCGCGTGGCGGAGATCATCCGCGAGGTCCGGCCCGACGCGCAGTTCGACGTGGTGTCGAATCCGGAGTTCCTGCGCGAAGGCTCGGCCATCAACGATTTCATGCGGCCCGACCGCATCGTGATCGGGACCGAGACCGAGCGCGCGCGCGACGTGATGCGCCGGCTCTACCGGCCGCTCTATCTGATCGAGACCCCGATCGTCTTCACCGGGCTCGAGACCTCGGAGCTGATCAAATACGCCGCCAACAGCTTCCTCGCGACCAAGATCACCTTCATCAACGAGATCGCCGATCTCTGCGAGAAGGTCGGCGCCGACGTGCATGACGTGGCGCGCGGCATCGGCCTCGATGGCCGCATCGGCCGCAAGTTCCTCCATCCGGGCCCGGGCTTCGGCGGCTCCTGCTTTCCCAAGGACACGCTGGCCCTGGTGCGCACGGCGCAAGAGGCCGATGCGCCGTTGCGGATCATCGAGCAGGTGGTCGCGTCCAACGACGCGCGGAAGGTCTCGATGGTGAGCCGGGTGACCAATGCCGTCGGCGGCAATGTCCGCGGCAAGACCATCGCGGTGCTGGGCCTCACCTTCAAGCCCAACACCGACGACATGCGCGACAGCCCGAGCCTCGTGATCCTGCCCCGCCTGCTGGAGCAGGGCGCCAAGGTCAGGGCCTTCGACCCGGAAGGCATGGGCGAAGCGCGCAAGCAGATGCCCGACGTCGATTATTGCGGCTCGGCGGAGGACGCCATGTCGGGCGCCGACTGCCTGCTGCTGCTGACCGAATGGAACGAGTTCCGCGCGCTCGACCCGCGCCGCATCAAGGCCCTGCTGGGAAAGCCCGTCGTGGTCGATCTGCGCAATGTCTATAATCCGGCCGAGATGCGCGCCGCCGGCCTGACCTATACCAGTGTCGGCCGCCCCGCCGGCTCCAGTTCCAGCTCGGAACCGGCCTGAGACCGGCGCGTTACTTCAGGTCCCTGGCACCCCGCCGCTCATCGTCACCGCAGAGAATCCCATGAACGACGCCCATCGCTTCGATCCGACTGTGTTGCGCGAATATGACATCCGCGGTCTCGTCGGCAAGACGCTTTCGGCCGCCGATGCCCTGGCGGTCGGCCGTGCCTTCGGCACGGTGCTGGTCGAGGCCGGCGCCTTGAATGTCTGTCTCGGACAGGATGGCCGCCTGAGCTCGCCCGAGCTCGCGGACGCCGTGGCCGAGGGTCTGTCGGGCTGCGGGCTCGAGGTCTGGCGGGTCGGCATCGGCCCGACGCCCATGCTCTATTTCGCGACCACCGTGCTCCAGGCTGGCGGCGGCATCATGGTGACGGGCTCGCACAATCCCGCCGCCTATAACGGCTTCAAGATGATGAAGGGCCGCGAGGCCTTTCATGGCGACCAGATCCGGGATCTCGGCCGGATCGCGGGCGCGGGCGCCTACAAGTCGCAGGGGGCCAAGGGCCAGATCCTCGAGCGGCCGCTGCTCGACCGCTATGTCGAGCGCCTGACCAAGGACTATCGCGGCGACCGCGAGCTCACGGTCTGCTGGGATGCGGGCAACGGCTCGGCGGGGGAGGCCATGCGCCGCCTGACGGCGGCCCTGCCGGGGCGCCATATCCTGCTGAACGAGACCATCGACGGCACCTTCCCGGCGCATCACCCCGATCCCACGGTCCCCGACAATCTGAAGCAGCTCCAGGCCAAGGTGACCGAGACCAAGGCCGATCTCGGCATCGCCTTCGACGGCGATGGCGACCGGATCGGCGTGGTGGACGAGAAGACCCGCATCCTCTGGGGCGATCAGCTGATGGTGCTGCTGGCGCAGGACGTGCTGGCCGATCGGCCGGGCTCGACCATCATCGCCGACGTCAAGGCGAGCCAGGTTTTGTTCGACGAGATCGCCAAGGCCGGCGGCCAGCCGCTGATGTGGCGCACCGGCCATTCGCTCATCAAGGCGAAGATGGCGGAGACGGGCGCGCCGCTGGCCGGCGAAATGAGCGGCCATATCTTCTTCGCCGACCGCTATTACGGCTATGACGACGCGCTCTATGCGGCGGTGCGGTTGCTCTCGATCATGGCGCGGCGCACCGAAACGCTGGGTGCGCTCCGCGACCGGATGCCGGCGGTCGTGAACACGCCCGAGCTGCGCTTTCCCTCGACCGAGGAGCGCAAGTTCAAGGTCGTGGAGGAGGTCAAGGCGCGCCTCAAGCAGAAGGGCGCCACGGTCTCCGACATCGACGGCGTGCGCGTGAGCACGCCCGACGGCTGGTGGCTGCTGCGCGCCTCCAACACCCAGGACGTGCTGGTCGTGCGCTGCGAGGCGCGCGACGAGAAGGGCCTCGACCGGCTCAAGGCCCAGGTGGTCGAGGCGCTGGGGCAGAGCGGCGTCGCCGCCCCGGATTTCAGCGGCAAGGCCAACGCCGGCCACTGAACAGCGGTTTCCGCCGCTCATGCCGTGATTCCCGGCCGCCGAGGCTGTTGGAATCGCGGCGGGCGTCACGCCAATTTATGCCGATTTGGCCCCTCGCTTTTGTTAGCGAGCCGGTAACTCCTGGCGCGTCCAATGAATACTCGGCTATGAGCGTCGGCGCCGGTGGCGGCGCCCTAGCGACTTATGCGCTCAAGCCGCAGGGAGATCCGCCATGTCACGGACTCGCTCGGTCATTGTCGGCCTGCTCGGCTTCGCGCTCTATCTGGTGCTGAATTTCGACACGATCCAGCGCCAGCTGGTCGATTTCGACAATGCGTGGCTGTGCGGCCTCGGGCTCACGCTGACCTTGTCGGCCTGGGCGCTGGAAGGCCGGGGTCCGGTCATCAGGCTGATCTGGGTTCTGGCGGCGCCCGTCTTCGGTTCGATGGTCGGCTATGGCCTGCCGATCCTGAGCGATTACCTGTTGAGCGGCTATCTTCGGAACCTGTCGCTCGCGCAATGGACCCGGCTCGCGGTCATTCAGCCCTACCTGCCGGCACGCCTCTGGATGCTTTCCGCCCTGCTGCTGGTCCTCTCGCTGATCAATCACCAGCTCCTCAGCCTGCGCCACCAGACGACCGCCAAGGGGCAGTCGTGAGCCTGCCCTAGGCGTGCCAAATTTCCGCATCACGTTGAGCCACAAAGTGGACCGAGGTTGAAGCATTGGGGCGATGGGTATGATGAAGCAACCTTATGGGCTAAGGGTTCGTTCGATCATCGTTGCGTGGGCCGGGTTCGGGCTTTACCTCGCTTTGAATTTC
The nucleotide sequence above comes from Hypericibacter terrae. Encoded proteins:
- the galU gene encoding UTP--glucose-1-phosphate uridylyltransferase GalU, giving the protein MSKQRVRKAIFPVGGLGVRFLPATKAMPKEMLPVVDKPLIQYAVEEAKAAGIEQFIFVTGRGKTAIEDHFDQSFELQATLTERGKKRELALLEEMRLQPGQVLYVRQQEPLGLGHAVWCARHMIQDEPVAVLLADDLVKAATPCLKQMVDAQAEVGGNVIAVMDVAPSQTDKYGIVKPGATKGRMVEVQGLVEKPAPASAPSTLAVIGRYILQPSLFELLARHERGAGNEIQLTDAMAKMIGTMPFHGYRFEGTRYDCGDKAGFVEATVAYALEHDTIGKPAREMLRRLARNLD
- a CDS encoding UDP-glucose dehydrogenase family protein, which gives rise to MKVVMIGAGYVGLVSGACFSEFGVEVACVDKDANRIRDLIEGRIPIYEPGLEDLVRDNSKAGRLSFSTDLNAAMAGAEAVFIAVGTPSRRGDGHADLSYVYQAAREIAATLTGYTVIVTKSTVPVGTGRRVAEIIREVRPDAQFDVVSNPEFLREGSAINDFMRPDRIVIGTETERARDVMRRLYRPLYLIETPIVFTGLETSELIKYAANSFLATKITFINEIADLCEKVGADVHDVARGIGLDGRIGRKFLHPGPGFGGSCFPKDTLALVRTAQEADAPLRIIEQVVASNDARKVSMVSRVTNAVGGNVRGKTIAVLGLTFKPNTDDMRDSPSLVILPRLLEQGAKVRAFDPEGMGEARKQMPDVDYCGSAEDAMSGADCLLLLTEWNEFRALDPRRIKALLGKPVVVDLRNVYNPAEMRAAGLTYTSVGRPAGSSSSSEPA
- the pgmG gene encoding phosphoglucomutase/phosphomannomutase PgmG, which codes for MNDAHRFDPTVLREYDIRGLVGKTLSAADALAVGRAFGTVLVEAGALNVCLGQDGRLSSPELADAVAEGLSGCGLEVWRVGIGPTPMLYFATTVLQAGGGIMVTGSHNPAAYNGFKMMKGREAFHGDQIRDLGRIAGAGAYKSQGAKGQILERPLLDRYVERLTKDYRGDRELTVCWDAGNGSAGEAMRRLTAALPGRHILLNETIDGTFPAHHPDPTVPDNLKQLQAKVTETKADLGIAFDGDGDRIGVVDEKTRILWGDQLMVLLAQDVLADRPGSTIIADVKASQVLFDEIAKAGGQPLMWRTGHSLIKAKMAETGAPLAGEMSGHIFFADRYYGYDDALYAAVRLLSIMARRTETLGALRDRMPAVVNTPELRFPSTEERKFKVVEEVKARLKQKGATVSDIDGVRVSTPDGWWLLRASNTQDVLVVRCEARDEKGLDRLKAQVVEALGQSGVAAPDFSGKANAGH